The window AAAGGGGCTGTCGGTTAATTAATTATAATTAGTCCCTTAAAAAACAAAAAGTGCAACTCAAATGAGTTGCACTTTTTGCGCTATATTTGATAAAATATAACTACTATGAAAAACAATTACTATTATAAACAATTTTTTGAATTAGGGCAACAATATATTAACTTTAATTTATATGAAATTGGTTTACCTGAGAACGATCCTGTTTATACAGTTAAAAAAGTTATGGAGGAATTAAATTTTGAAAAGTTATTAAGCATGTATGAACAAAGAGGACGTAAGGCGTTTAATCCAATTATGATGTTTTCACTGATTACATATGCTAATATGTATGGAATAAGATCAATTGATCGAATTGTTGAACGATGTAGACGCGATATAGGGTTTATGTGGTTAGCACAAGGTAAAAAGCCTAAACGTGATGCCTTCTACAATTTTATAAATAATAAGGCATCAAAACCAATATTAGATGATTTGCATTATCAATTTATGAGTAAATTAAAAAAAGAAGGGCTTATAGGACTAGAGACGCTCTTTATAGATGGAACCAAAATCGAAGCAAATGCGAATCGGTATACTTTCGTTTGGCGTGGGACCGTTAATTACCATCTTGTCAAGCTACTAAAGCAACTTCATACACTGTTCCAAGAATACAATGAACTCATAAAAAGTAATCAGTATGATATAAAATATGGTTTATTAAAAGAGGACATGTTTATCATTGATGGAACTGAACGAGTTACAAAAGTAATTTTAGAAAATAAGGAACGAAAGCGATTGAATCGAAAGAAATTATCCAATAACACGCGATTAAAAATAGATAATATAGGACCTCAAACAATTATGAGAATTAAACAGCTCCTTTTAAAAGTAAGTGAATTAGAAGGTGTTGAGTTTTCCTTAGGTAAAGGTTGCAGAAAGAGTGACTTACAGAAATTATATGAAGGCTTTTCAAAGTGTGGAAAAAAACTAATTAAGTATAAAGAGAATTTTGATATTATGGGCGATGATCGTAATAGTTATTCAAAGACAGATAAAGATGCGACATTTATGCGTATGAAAGATGATCATATGATGAACGGTCAGTTAAAACCAGCTTACAATCTTCAATTAGGTGTAGAAAATTATATTGTTACGGACATATATCTATCTAATGACCGAACTGATTATAATACGTTAATCCCCCTAATATCTAAACATGAGTTAATGACGAATGTAAAATTAAAAGAAGTTACAGCTGATAGTGGTTATTGTAGTGAGAAAAACCTACAATTCTTAAAGGATAACGACATAGCACCTTATATAAAGTTACAAGAACATGAAAAGAAAAAAACAAGAAAGTATCACCAAGATATATAGGTAAGTATTACAATATGCAAGAAATCATTGTTAATGATGAGGCTGGAATGCACTATCAATACAAGTGTAAAAATAATCGACTATTAACATTTACTCATAAAAGCACAAGTCATAAAAATGGATATAAACAGGAATTTGAACACTACGAGTGTACGAGTTGTGAAGGGTGTCCTTTAAAGAAGGGTTGCCTTTATAACTATAATGAAGAAAAGCATAAGGATCGAAATAAGAAATTAACTATTAATCGAAATTGGAAGATGTTGAAACAAGAAACAGAATCAAATATTCATAGTGAAAAAGGAATCTTATACAGACAAATACGCTCAATTCAAACAGAAGGTTCGTTTGGAGATATGAAAC of the Haloplasma contractile SSD-17B genome contains:
- a CDS encoding transposase, whose translation is MYGIRSIDRIVERCRRDIGFMWLAQGKKPKRDAFYNFINNKASKPILDDLHYQFMSKLKKEGLIGLETLFIDGTKIEANANRYTFVWRGTVNYHLVKLLKQLHTLFQEYNELIKSNQYDIKYGLLKEDMFIIDGTERVTKVILENKERKRLNRKKLSNNTRLKIDNIGPQTIMRIKQLLLKVSELEGVEFSLGKGCRKSDLQKLYEGFSKCGKKLIKYKENFDIMGDDRNSYSKTDKDATFMRMKDDHMMNGQLKPAYNLQLGVENYIVTDIYLSNDRTDYNTLIPLISKHELMTNVKLKEVTADSGYCSEKNLQFLKDNDIAPYIKLQEHEKKKTRKYHQDI
- a CDS encoding transposase — encoded protein: MQEIIVNDEAGMHYQYKCKNNRLLTFTHKSTSHKNGYKQEFEHYECTSCEGCPLKKGCLYNYNEEKHKDRNKKLTINRNWKMLKQETESNIHSEKGILYRQIRSIQTEGSFGDMKHNDDFKRFNHTSTEKAYKEVMFYVFARNIMKYHRFKQEMLTEYKGKIS